A genomic segment from Triplophysa dalaica isolate WHDGS20190420 chromosome 22, ASM1584641v1, whole genome shotgun sequence encodes:
- the hic2 gene encoding LOW QUALITY PROTEIN: hypermethylated in cancer 2 protein (The sequence of the model RefSeq protein was modified relative to this genomic sequence to represent the inferred CDS: inserted 1 base in 1 codon) yields MELPNHAKQLLLQLNQQRAKGYLCDVIIVVENALFRAHKNILAASSIYFKSLILHDNLINLDTDMVNPSVFRQVLDFIYTGKLLSXDQFSDHNFNALLTAASYLQLHDLAALCRKKLKRNGRSLLTKPTTPTNGRTSRNQRLSSTPITPNQMSGLKDSEKVKRHDELLKDDLSEDEMFVRNANSLSPSTSKNGSNGTCGIQELGLDLSKKSPSGSTATEEVSPSSIPQESPQSASESNSASFEENANMQNLAGGEPMELGGGDCVDSQPPPDVDQHKSSRQVTRNRRTPKSEGNKGEEERGTLPNGVAKRLNVAGKLLPGVGKEDEDGLDNGQEQSEDSGHSESEGGRNSTNYVYRQDTTTFEPALGDNLYVCIPCGKGFPSSEELNAHVETHTEEELYIKEEDDESYPKEDEVEAEDLSSQVTHVHGTESRRFGCSVCNKSYKDPATLRQHEKTHWLTRPFPCNICGKMFTQRGTMTRHMRSHLGLKPFACDECGMRFTRQYRLTEHMRVHSGEKPYECQLCGGKFTQQRNLISHLRMHTSPS; encoded by the exons ATGGAATTGCCAAATCATGCCAAACAATTGCTACTGCAGCTGAACCAACAAAGAGCCAAAGGTTatctgtgtgatgtcatcatagTTGTCGAAAATGCCCTCTTTCGGGCACACAAGAACATCCTGGCAGCCAGCAGTATCTACTTCAAATCCCTCATCCTTCATGACAACTTGATCAACCTCGACACGGACATGGTCAACCCGTCGGTTTTCCGTCAAGTTCTGGACTTCATTTACACCGGCAAGCTTTTGT CAGATCAGTTCAGCGACCACAATTTCAACGCCCTGTTGACGGCAGCAAGCTACCTCCAACTTCACGACCTGGCAGCCCTCTGCAGAAAGAAGCTGAAGCGCAACGGGAGATCGCTTCTGACCAAACCTACCACCCCAACCAATGGGAGAACTTCTAGGAACCAAAGGCTGTCCTCTACACCCATAACTCCAAACCAAATGTCAGGGTTAAAAGACAGCGAGAAGGTGAAGAGGCACGATGAGCTGCTCAAAGACGACCTGTCAGAAGACGAGATGTTTGTTAGAAACGCCAACTCGCTGAGTCCCTCCACGAGTAAGAACGGAAGCAACGGCACTTGCGGCATCCAGGAACTTGGCCTGGATCTTTCCAAAAAAAGCCCCTCGGGGAGCACAGCCACCGAAGAAGTGAGTCCCAGCAGCATCCCGCAGGAATCCCCCCAATCTGCCTCAGAATCCAACAGTGCCTCATTTGAAGAGAACGCCAACATGCAGAACCTTGCCGGCGGGGAGCCCATGGAGCTGGGAGGAGGAGATTGTGTAGACAGTCAGCCGCCTCCTGACGTTGACCAGCATAAAAGCTCCCGCCAGGTCACCCGCAATAGGCGGACACCCAAAAGTGAAGGTAACAAAGGCGAAGAGGAACGAGGAACTTTACCCAACGGTGTTGCCAAACGGTTGAATGTTGCTGGGAAACTGCTCCCTGGCGTAGGAAAGGAGGACGAGGATGGTTTAGACAACGGACAAGAACAAAGTGAAGATAGCGGACACAGCGAGAGCGAAGGTGGGCGGAACAGCACCAATTATGTCTACCGCCAGGACACCACAACGTTCGAGCCAGCCCTTGGCGACAACCTGTACGTTTGCATCCCCTGCGGTAAAGGCTTCCCAAGCTCGGAGGAGTTGAACGCTCACGTGGAGACTCACACGGAGGAAGAGCTGTACATCAAAGAAGAGGACGACGAGTCCTATCCAAAGGAAGACGAAGTAGAGGCTGAAGACCTTTCTTCGCAAGTGACACACGTCCACGGCACCGAGTCACGCCGCTTTGGCTGCTCGGTCTGCAACAAGAGCTACAAAGATCCAGCCACTCTTCGGCAACACGAGAAGACCCATTGGCTCACTCGTCCTTTCCCCTGTAACATCTGCGGCAAGATGTTTACCCAACGCGGCACCATGACGCGCCACATGCGCAGCCACCTGGGACTAAAACCATTTGCCTGTGATGAGTGCGGCATGCGCTTTACCCGGCAGTACCGGCTCACAGAGCACATGCGGGTCCACTCAGGTGAGAAGCCGTACGAATGTCAGCTCTGTGGGGGTAAGTTTACCCAACAACGTAACCTCATTAGCCACCTACGAATGCATACTTCCCCATCATAA
- the ube2l3a gene encoding ubiquitin-conjugating enzyme E2 L3a gives MAASRRLHKELDEIRKSGMKNFRNILVDETNILTWQGLIVPDNPPYDKGAFRIEITFPAEYPFKPPKITFKTKIYHPNIDEKGQVCLPVISAENWKPATKTDQVIQSLIALVNDPQPEHPLRADLAEEYSKDRKKFFKNAEEFTRKHGEKRPVD, from the exons ATGGCGGCGAGCAGGCGACTGCATAAG GAACTTGATGAAATTCGCAAGTCTGGAATGAAAAATTTCCGCAACATTCTTGTTGACGAGACGAACATTCTGACCTGGCAAGGGCTCATTGTGCCT GACAACCCTCCCTATGATAAAGGTGCATTCCGGATTGAGATCACATTCCCTGCggaatatccctttaaacccCCAAAGAtaacattcaaaacaaagatCTACCACCCAAATATTGATGAGAAGGGTCAGGTGTGCCTGCCAGTCATAAGTGCAGAGAACTGGAAACCAGCAACCAAGACTGACCAAG TAATCCAGTCTCTCATCGCCCTCGTCAACGACCCCCAACCAGAACACCCACTCAGGGCTGACCTGGCAGAAGAATACTCAAAAGACCGTAAAAAATTCTTCAAGAACGCAGAAGAGTTTACAAGGAAACACGGCGAGAAGAGGCCAGTTGACTGA
- the ckmt2a gene encoding creatine kinase, mitochondrial 2a (sarcomeric) has product MASTFTKMISGRTAGFLLASLGAGAAATGYLMSDSATISAEARKKLYPPSADFPDLRKHNNCMAGALTPGIYATLRDRTTPNNWTLDQCIQTGVDNPGHPFIKTVGMVAGDEESYEVFAEIFDPVIKDRHNGYDPRTMKHPTDLDASKLTSGIFDEKYVLSSRVRTGRSIRGLSLPPACSRAERREVERVVVQALAGLKGDLSGCYYSLTDMTEQEQQRLIDDHFLFDKPVSPLLTCAFMARDWPDARGIWHNNDKTFLIWVNEEDHTRVISMEKGGNMKRVFERFCKGLKQVEHLIQERGWEFMWNERLGYVLTCPSNLGTGLRAGVHVRLPKLSQDARFSKILDNLRLQKRGTGGVDTAAVGDTFDISNNDRLGKSEVELVQMVVDGVNYLIECEKRLEKGQDIKIPSPVTQFRK; this is encoded by the exons ATGGCTAGCACATTCACCAAGATGATATCGGGCCGCACCGCTGGCTTTCTCTTGGCGAGTCTAGGAGCCGGAGCGGCGGCTACCGGATACTTAATGAGTGACAGTGCCACCATTTCTGCAGAGGCGAGGAAGAAACTCTACCCTCCCAG TGCTGATTTCCCTGACCTTCGAAAGCACAACAACTGTATGGCCGGTGCATTGACCCCCGGAATCTATGCCACGCTGAGGGACAGGACCACCCCTAACAACTGGACTCTTGACCAGTGCATTCAAACGGGTGTGGACAACCCCGGTCATCCCTTCATCAAGACAGTGGGGATGGTTGCTGGTGATGAGGAGAGTTATGAG GTATTTGCTGAAATCTTTGATCCAGTAATTAAGGACAGACACAACGGCTATGACCCAAGGACCATGAAGCATCCCACTGACCTGGATGCCTCCAAG CTCACATCAGGCATTTTCGACGAGAAGTACGTCCTATCCTCCCGAGTACGCACTGGCCGCAGCATTCGTGGCCTCAGCCTCCCACCCGCATGCAGCCGTGCGGAGCGGCGTGAGGTGGAAAGGGTGGTGGTCCAGGCATTGGCGGGCCTAAAGGGAGATCTTTCTGGATGTTACTACAGCCTCACTGACATGACTGAACAGGAACAGCAGAGACTCATTGAT GACCACTTTCTGTTTGACAAACCTGTGTCCCCCTTGTTGACATGTGCATTTATGGCCCGTGACTGGCCAGATGCACGAGGCATCTG GCACAACAACGATAAGACCTTCTTAATATGGGTCAATGAGGAAGATCACACCCGTGTCATCTCCATGGAGAAGGGTGGCAATATGAAGAGGGTGTTTGAGAGATTCTGCAAAGGACTCAAACAG GTGGAGCACCTGATTCAGGAGAGAGGCTGGGAGTTCATGTGGAATGAACGTCTTGGCTACGTCCTCACCTGCCCATCCAACCTTGGTACTGGCCTCAGGGCTGGAGTGCATGTCCGCTTGCCAAAGCTCAGCCAG GATGCTCGCTTTAGCAAGATCCTGGATAACTTGCGGCTGCAGAAACGTGGAACCGGAGGTGTGGACACAGCTGCAGTTGGCGACACCTTTGACATCTCAAACAATGACCGCCTGGGCAAATCCGAG GTGGAGCTGGTACAGATGGTCGTTGACGGTGTCAACTACCTCATTGAGTGTGAGAAGAGATTGGAGAAGGGTCAGGATATCAAGATCCCATCTCCCGTCACACAGTTCAGGAAGTGA